The Streptomyces collinus DNA segment TCGCCGAGTCCTACCGGGGACGGGACCGGGCCGTCGCCTACGGCGTGATAGGCGGCCTAGCCGGAGCCGGTATCGCGGTGGGGCCGCTGCTGGGCGGCTGGATGACGACGTACCTCACGTGGCGTCTGGTCTTCGCGGGCGAGGTCCTGGTCGTCGTGGTCGTGCTGCTCTTCCGCCGGCTGATCCCCCGGACGGCCCCGAAGGACCCGCGGCCCCGGCTCGACGGCGTGGGCGCGGTGCTGTCGGCCACCGGCCTCGCCCTGTGCGTGCTCGGCGTGCTCCAGAGCAGCACCTGGGGCTGGGTGCAGCCGCGCAACCCGCCCTTCACCGTCCTGGGCTTCGCCCCGACTCTGTTCGTCGTCGGCGCCGGAGCTCTGGTCCTGTACGGCTTCGTGCGCTGGGAGCGACGGCGCGACGCCCGGGGATCCGACGCCCTGGTGCACCTGTCGCTGCTGGGCAGACCCGTCCTGCGGTCGGGCCTGCTGATGCTGGTGAGCCAGAACCTCATCCTGCTGGGGCTGTTCTTCACGATCCCGCTGTACCTGCAGGTGGTGCAGGGCTTCGACGCGTTCGAGACCGGCCTGCGCCTGCTCCCGGTGTCCCTCACCATGCTCGCGACCTCCCTCTTCGCCGCACGGCTCGGCCGGTCGGCGGGTCCGCGCCCGGTGGTGCGGCTGGCTCTGCTGACCCTCGCGGGAGCGATCGTGTGGCTGCTGGCGACGATCGACCCGGCCATCGACGACGCACAGTTCGCCGGGGCCATGGCCGTGCTGGGCGTGGGCATGGGCCTGCTCGCCTCACAGCTGGGCAACGTCGTCCAGTCGGGCGTCGGCGAGGAGGAGCGCAGCGAGGCGGGCGGGCTCCAGTTCACGGCCCAGAACCTGGGCTCCGCGCTGGGCACCGCGCTCATCGGGTCGCTGCTCATCGGAGCCCTGGTGCACGCCTTCAGCAGCCAGGTCGAGGCCGACCCCCGGCTGTCGGACGAGGCCCGCAGACAGACCGGCATCGCCCTGGAGGCCGGGGTCAGCTTCGTGTCCACGGACCAGGTCCGTTCCGCGGCCGAGCGGGCCGGTCTGCCGCCCGCGGAGGTCGAGGCGGTGACGGACTCCTACGCGGCGGCCCAGCTCGACGGACTGAAGGCGGCCGTCCTCGCCACCGGCGGGATCACCCTCGCCAGTTTCCTGGTCACCTCGCATCTGCCGACCGCGCGACAGAGCTCCGCGCAGCGGCCCGGCCCGGCTGCCACGACCGGGCCCGCGGGCCGCCGGGCCGGCGGAGAGGCAGACGGCTGATGGCCACGGACCGCGGTGCCCCGCGCAAGGCACAGGGCGTGGAGCGCCGGGCCCACGCCGACTACACCGGCGGCGTCTACGGGGCCATGCTCGCCGCCTCGGTGGTGATCGGTGCCGGAACCCTGGGGTCGCTGCCCCGGCTGGAACTGGTGCTGCTCCTCGTGCTGACCGGCGCGGTCTTCTGGCTGGCGCACGTGCACGCGCAGTTGTTCGGAGCGCGGCTGTCGCGGCGGACCGTCGACCGCGCGACCGTCCTGCACGTGTGCCGCGAGGAGTGGCCGATCCTGCAGGCCGCGGGCCCGCCGGCCGCCGCCGTCGCCGTCAGCCCGCTGCTGGGCCTGGACGTGCAGGGCGCCGTGTGGCTGGCGCTCGCCGTGGCGGTGGCGGAGCAGGTCGGCTGGTCGGTGGCCGCGGCGGTCCGGGCCGGTGCCTCCCGGGGGCAGCTGGCCGCGTCGGCGGCGGTGAACCTGTCGCTCGGTTTGCTGATCATCGCCTTCAAGTTCGTCCTCAAGCACTGACACGGGCCCCGCGCGTCGCGGGCGGAGGTTCACCTGCGCCGGGTGAGGGCGCACGGTTCGCCGAAGCGGACCATCGATAGGGAAGGGCGCGCCTCCCCCTCTCGGGCCGCCCGCGGGAGAGCAGCTCATGCGCTATGAGATCCGCATCGCCGGACAGATGTCGGAGACACTGGCGAAAGTCTTCCCGGAACTGGATCACGTGGTGGTGTCCGGGCAGACGCTGCTGTACGGCCCGGTCGTGGACGAGGCCCACCTGTACGGGCTGCTGACCCGTTTCCAGTCGCTGGGGCTCAGGGTCGTGGAGATGCGCCAGTTGCCGGAGTGACCGGCTCACGGGAGTGACCGGCTCACGGGAGTGACCGGCTCACGAGGCCGCCGTCCGAATCCTGCCGGACCGGGCGGCGGCGCCCAGCGCGGCGAAGTCCCGCTCGTTCCGGTCGGCGTAGGACTGCGCGAACGCGGTGAGCGCGCGATCGAAGCCGTTCCCGCCGCCGAGGTAGGCCCCGATGGCTATGGGATCGCCCGAGCGGGCATGGGCCCTCGCCAGACTCGCCCCGCACAGCCCGGCGAACAGCCGCAGCAGGACCGGGTCCATCGTCTCCGGCCGGGCGATGCCCTTCCAGTCGCGCAGCTGACGTACGTAGAAGTCCCGCTCGTGCC contains these protein-coding regions:
- a CDS encoding MFS transporter produces the protein MTRWRTLLVLGTAQFLMVLDTSVMNVSISQLVDDFDTEVTAIQAVITLYALVMAAFMMVGGRLGDVLGRRRMFLLGLVVYGTGSALTAVAPSLWVLALGWSVIEGLGAAMVLPSMAALVAESYRGRDRAVAYGVIGGLAGAGIAVGPLLGGWMTTYLTWRLVFAGEVLVVVVVLLFRRLIPRTAPKDPRPRLDGVGAVLSATGLALCVLGVLQSSTWGWVQPRNPPFTVLGFAPTLFVVGAGALVLYGFVRWERRRDARGSDALVHLSLLGRPVLRSGLLMLVSQNLILLGLFFTIPLYLQVVQGFDAFETGLRLLPVSLTMLATSLFAARLGRSAGPRPVVRLALLTLAGAIVWLLATIDPAIDDAQFAGAMAVLGVGMGLLASQLGNVVQSGVGEEERSEAGGLQFTAQNLGSALGTALIGSLLIGALVHAFSSQVEADPRLSDEARRQTGIALEAGVSFVSTDQVRSAAERAGLPPAEVEAVTDSYAAAQLDGLKAAVLATGGITLASFLVTSHLPTARQSSAQRPGPAATTGPAGRRAGGEADG